In one window of Plectropomus leopardus isolate mb unplaced genomic scaffold, YSFRI_Pleo_2.0 unplaced_scaffold24109, whole genome shotgun sequence DNA:
- the LOC121966350 gene encoding RNA 3'-terminal phosphate cyclase-like — MDSAAAEIDGSLLEGGGQILRVSAALSCITGTAIKITKIRAGRSSPGLRPQHLSGLQLVSDLCSGGLQGASIGATDVSLTPGKIQSGNHTADTQTAG, encoded by the exons ATGGACTCTGCGGCGGCGGAGATCGACGGCAGCCTGCTGGAGGGA GGCGGACAGATCCTGAGGGTGTCAGCGGCGCTCAGCTGCATCACCGGGACCGCcatcaaaatcaccaaaatccgCGCGGGCCGGAGCTCACCGGGGCTCAG ACCACAGCACCTGAGCGGCCTGCAGCTGGTCTCAGATCTGTGTTCTGGCGGTCTGCAAGGAGCCTCCATCGGTGCCACAGACGTCAGTCTGACGCCAGGAAAGATCCAATCAGGAAACCACACGGCTGACACGCAGACTGCAGGGTga